A DNA window from Akkermansiaceae bacterium contains the following coding sequences:
- a CDS encoding serine/threonine-protein phosphatase: MGGGNAGDLASSLLLRGMSEMIPETFKAAASGFFPDSLEHLGDTLRAVHEQINEAAASCEEQKGMSATVALAWFTPENLYLANVGDSRIYLSRDGELTQLSHDHTLAWDQWKRGQIGEMQYRSHPRRSALYEVIGGGHPRMRPHLAAIPYLPGDRFLICSDGLIDGLTEQHIGNALGADLTPTAALEKMLERALRSAGTDDTTLIVIHL, encoded by the coding sequence ATGGGCGGTGGAAATGCGGGGGACCTGGCCTCCTCCCTCCTGTTGCGCGGGATGAGCGAAATGATCCCGGAAACCTTCAAGGCCGCCGCTTCCGGGTTCTTCCCGGACTCCCTCGAACATCTTGGCGACACGCTCCGGGCGGTGCATGAACAGATCAACGAGGCGGCGGCTTCCTGCGAGGAACAGAAAGGCATGTCCGCCACCGTGGCCCTCGCCTGGTTCACTCCGGAAAACCTCTATCTGGCGAATGTGGGGGACTCCCGCATCTATCTTTCCCGCGATGGCGAACTCACCCAACTTTCTCACGATCATACACTTGCATGGGACCAGTGGAAGCGCGGGCAGATCGGTGAAATGCAGTACCGCAGCCATCCCCGGCGATCCGCGCTTTATGAAGTCATCGGTGGTGGCCATCCGCGGATGCGGCCCCATCTGGCGGCGATCCCCTACTTACCCGGCGACCGGTTCCTGATCTGCTCGGATGGACTCATCGACGGCCTCACGGAGCAGCACATCGGCAACGCCTTGGGGGCGGATCTCACCCCGACCGCCGCCTTGGAAAAGATGCTGGAACGGGCACTCCGCAGCGCAGGAACCGATGATACCACCCTCATCGTGATTCACTTGTAA